In a genomic window of Enterobacter asburiae:
- the anmK gene encoding anhydro-N-acetylmuramic acid kinase yields the protein MKSGRYIGVMSGTSLDGVDVVLAAIDEHMVAQQASLTWPIPISLKEDILSICQGQQLTLSQLGQLDVRLGALFADAVQALMQKEHLRPQDVVAIGCHGQTVWHEPVGEAPHTLQIGDNNQIVAKTGVTVVGDFRRRDIALGGQGAPLVPAFHQALLAHPSERRMVLNIGGIANLSMLIPGQPVRGYDTGPGNMLMDAWIWRQCGQPYDKNAEWASEGKVILPLLQSMLSDPYFALPAPKSTGREYFNFGWLERQLALFPALAPQDIQSTLAELTAVSISEQVLLSGGCERLLVCGGGSRNPLVMARLAGLLPGTEVTTTDEAGISGDDMEALAFAWLAWRTIAGLPGNLPSVTGAREASVLGAIFPANPRHNQS from the coding sequence ATGAAATCGGGTCGCTACATTGGTGTGATGTCAGGCACCAGTCTGGATGGGGTAGATGTCGTTCTGGCCGCCATTGACGAACATATGGTAGCACAGCAGGCGAGCCTGACCTGGCCAATCCCCATTTCGCTGAAAGAGGATATTCTGAGTATCTGTCAGGGGCAGCAGCTGACTCTCTCCCAGCTTGGTCAACTTGATGTTCGCCTGGGGGCGCTGTTTGCGGATGCGGTGCAGGCGTTAATGCAAAAAGAACATCTTCGACCTCAGGATGTGGTCGCCATCGGGTGCCATGGACAAACCGTCTGGCATGAGCCGGTTGGCGAGGCGCCGCATACGTTGCAAATCGGCGATAATAACCAGATAGTGGCAAAGACGGGCGTGACGGTCGTCGGGGATTTCCGTCGTCGCGATATTGCCCTTGGCGGGCAGGGCGCACCGCTGGTGCCTGCTTTCCATCAGGCGCTGTTGGCGCATCCTTCAGAGCGTCGCATGGTGCTCAACATTGGCGGGATTGCTAACCTCTCGATGCTTATTCCGGGGCAGCCCGTTCGCGGCTACGATACCGGCCCCGGGAATATGCTAATGGATGCCTGGATCTGGCGGCAGTGCGGTCAACCGTATGATAAAAACGCCGAGTGGGCGAGCGAGGGTAAAGTGATCCTCCCGCTGCTGCAGTCTATGCTCAGCGACCCATATTTTGCCTTGCCGGCGCCGAAAAGCACTGGGCGTGAATACTTCAACTTTGGCTGGCTTGAGCGCCAGCTGGCGCTGTTCCCGGCACTGGCCCCGCAGGATATTCAGTCGACGCTTGCCGAATTAACGGCCGTGTCTATCTCTGAGCAAGTGCTGCTCAGCGGCGGCTGCGAACGCCTGCTGGTGTGCGGCGGCGGAAGCCGAAACCCGTTGGTGATGGCGCGCCTTGCCGGGCTGCTGCCGGGTACAGAAGTGACGACGACGGACGAGGCTGGCATCAGCGGTGATGATATGGAAGCGCTGGCTTTCGCCTGGCTTGCCTGGCGCACCATCGCCGGGCTACCGGGCAATTTGCCGTCGGTAACCGGCGCACGCGAGGCCAGCGTCCTCGGGGCGATTTTCCCGGCAAATCCGCGTCATAATCAGAGTTAA
- the mliC gene encoding C-type lysozyme inhibitor — MKKVLLIVAPLLLSGCSVYNQFLERMQTDTLEYRCDEKPLTVKLNNPRQEASFVYDNKLLTLKQGISASGARYSDGIYVFWSKGDSATVYKRDRIVLNNCQLENPKR; from the coding sequence ATGAAAAAAGTTCTTCTTATTGTCGCGCCTTTATTGCTGTCAGGGTGCAGCGTCTATAACCAGTTCCTTGAGCGCATGCAGACCGATACGCTGGAGTATCGCTGCGATGAAAAACCGCTGACCGTGAAGTTGAATAACCCACGTCAGGAAGCCAGCTTCGTTTACGACAATAAGCTGCTGACCCTTAAACAGGGGATCTCGGCCTCCGGGGCACGTTATTCTGACGGTATCTATGTGTTTTGGTCAAAAGGCGACAGCGCTACGGTTTACAAACGCGACCGCATTGTGCTGAACAACTGCCAGCTTGAAAATCCGAAGCGTTGA
- the pdxH gene encoding pyridoxamine 5'-phosphate oxidase: MSDNDELQQIAHLRREYTKGGLRRQDLPAEPLVLFERWLKQACDAKLADPTAMVVATVDENGQPYQRIVLLKHYDEKGLVFYTNLGSRKAHHLENNPRISLLFPWHMLERQVMVTGKAERLSTLEVVKYFHSRPRDSQIGAWVSKQSSRISARGVLESKFLELKQKFQQGEIPLPSFWGGFRIPIEQMEFWQGGEHRLHDRFLYQRENGGWKIDRLAP, encoded by the coding sequence ATGTCAGATAACGATGAACTGCAGCAAATTGCGCATCTGCGCCGTGAATACACCAAAGGCGGCCTGCGCCGCCAGGATCTTCCCGCTGAACCCCTCGTGCTCTTTGAACGCTGGCTGAAACAGGCCTGCGATGCGAAGCTGGCTGACCCAACGGCCATGGTCGTCGCGACGGTAGATGAAAACGGTCAACCGTATCAGCGCATCGTCTTGCTCAAGCATTACGACGAGAAAGGGCTGGTGTTCTATACCAACCTGGGCAGCCGCAAGGCGCACCATCTGGAAAATAATCCCCGCATCAGCCTGCTGTTCCCCTGGCACATGCTGGAACGTCAGGTGATGGTCACCGGCAAGGCGGAACGTCTTTCGACGCTGGAGGTGGTGAAGTATTTCCACAGCCGTCCGCGCGACAGCCAGATTGGCGCCTGGGTGTCAAAACAGTCCAGCCGGATCTCTGCCCGCGGCGTGCTGGAAAGTAAGTTCCTGGAGCTGAAACAGAAGTTCCAGCAGGGGGAAATTCCCCTGCCAAGCTTCTGGGGCGGCTTCCGCATTCCGATTGAGCAGATGGAGTTCTGGCAGGGCGGTGAGCATCGCCTGCACGACCGCTTTTTATACCAGCGCGAGAATGGCGGCTGGAAAATCGACAGACTGGCACCGTAA
- the tyrS gene encoding tyrosine--tRNA ligase encodes MASSNLIKQLQERGLVAQVTDEEALAERLAQGPIALYCGFDPTADSLHLGHLVPLLCLKRFQMAGHKPVALVGGATGLIGDPSFKAAERKLNTEDTVQEWVDKIRKQVAPFLDFNCGDNSAIAANNYDWFGSMNVLTFLRDIGKHFSVNQMINKEAVKQRLNRDDQGISFTEFSYNLLQGYDFACLNKLHGVSLQIGGSDQWGNITSGIDLTRRLHQNQVFGLTVPLITKADGTKFGKTEGGAVWLDPKKTSPYKFYQFWINTADADVYRFLKFFTFMDIAEINALEEEDKNSGKAPRAQYVLADEVTKLVHGEEGLAAAKRITASLFNGTLSDLSEADFEQLAQDGVPMVEMEKGADLMQALVDSELQPSRGQARKTIASNAITINGEKQADPEYTFVDGDRLYGRYTLLRRGKKNYCLVCWK; translated from the coding sequence ATGGCAAGCAGTAACTTGATTAAACAATTGCAAGAGCGGGGCCTCGTGGCCCAGGTGACGGACGAGGAAGCGTTAGCAGAGCGACTGGCGCAAGGCCCGATCGCGCTCTATTGCGGCTTCGATCCCACCGCTGACAGCTTGCATTTGGGGCATCTTGTTCCATTGTTATGCCTGAAACGCTTCCAGATGGCGGGCCATAAGCCTGTTGCCCTGGTGGGCGGCGCGACCGGTCTGATTGGTGACCCAAGCTTTAAAGCCGCGGAGCGTAAGCTGAACACCGAAGATACCGTGCAGGAGTGGGTGGATAAGATCCGCAAGCAGGTTGCACCATTCCTCGACTTCAACTGTGGTGATAACTCTGCCATTGCCGCCAACAACTACGACTGGTTTGGCAGCATGAACGTGCTGACCTTCCTGCGAGACATCGGCAAGCACTTCTCTGTTAACCAGATGATTAACAAAGAAGCCGTGAAGCAGCGTCTGAACCGTGACGATCAGGGTATCTCCTTTACCGAGTTCTCCTACAACCTGCTGCAGGGCTATGACTTTGCCTGCCTGAACAAGCTGCACGGCGTTTCTCTGCAGATCGGCGGTTCTGACCAGTGGGGGAACATCACCTCCGGTATCGACCTGACCCGTCGTCTGCATCAGAACCAGGTGTTTGGCCTGACCGTTCCATTGATTACCAAAGCGGACGGCACCAAATTCGGTAAAACCGAAGGCGGCGCGGTGTGGCTGGATCCGAAGAAAACCAGTCCGTACAAATTCTACCAGTTCTGGATCAACACGGCGGACGCCGATGTTTACCGCTTCCTGAAGTTCTTCACCTTCATGGACATTGCAGAGATCAACGCGCTGGAAGAGGAAGATAAGAACAGCGGTAAAGCACCGCGTGCCCAGTACGTGCTGGCGGATGAAGTGACCAAACTGGTTCACGGTGAAGAAGGTCTGGCCGCGGCAAAACGCATTACTGCAAGCCTGTTCAACGGTACCCTGAGCGATCTGAGCGAAGCGGACTTCGAGCAGTTGGCGCAGGACGGTGTGCCGATGGTCGAAATGGAAAAAGGGGCTGACCTGATGCAGGCGCTGGTGGACTCTGAGCTCCAGCCTTCCCGCGGTCAGGCGCGTAAAACCATCGCGTCCAACGCTATCACCATCAACGGTGAAAAGCAGGCTGACCCGGAATACACCTTCGTTGACGGCGATCGTCTGTATGGCCGCTACACGCTGCTGCGCCGCGGTAAGAAAAACTACTGTCTGGTCTGCTGGAAATAA
- the pdxY gene encoding pyridoxal kinase PdxY — translation MKNILAIQSHVVFGHAGNSAAEFPMRRLGANVWPLNTVQFSNHTQYGKWTGCVMPPSHLTEVVQGIADIDQLKRCDAVLSGYLGSAEQGEHILGIVRQVKAANPAAKYFCDPVMGHPEKGCIVAPGVAEFHVRHALPASDIIAPNLIELEILCEHSVNSVEEAVRASRELIAQGPEIVLVKHLARAGLTQERFEMLLVTKDDAWHISRPLVDFGSRQPVGVGDVTSGLLLVKLLQGATVRDALEHVTAAVYEIMIATKDMQEYELQVVAAQDRIAKPEHYFSATQL, via the coding sequence ATGAAGAACATCCTCGCCATTCAGTCCCACGTTGTATTTGGACATGCTGGCAATAGCGCAGCGGAGTTCCCGATGCGCCGCCTCGGAGCCAACGTCTGGCCCCTTAATACCGTGCAGTTCTCTAACCATACGCAATACGGCAAATGGACCGGCTGCGTGATGCCGCCTTCACACCTCACCGAGGTTGTGCAGGGTATTGCCGATATCGACCAGCTCAAACGCTGTGACGCCGTGCTGAGCGGCTACCTCGGCTCAGCGGAACAGGGGGAACATATCCTCGGTATCGTGCGTCAGGTTAAAGCGGCAAACCCGGCGGCAAAATACTTCTGCGATCCCGTCATGGGACACCCGGAGAAAGGCTGCATCGTGGCGCCTGGCGTAGCGGAGTTTCACGTTCGTCATGCGTTGCCCGCCAGCGATATCATTGCGCCCAACCTGATTGAGCTGGAGATCCTCTGCGAGCATTCGGTTAATAGCGTAGAAGAGGCGGTACGCGCGTCTCGCGAGCTGATAGCCCAGGGGCCTGAAATTGTGCTGGTAAAACATCTCGCCCGCGCAGGACTGACCCAGGAGCGTTTTGAGATGCTGCTGGTGACGAAAGATGACGCATGGCATATCAGCCGCCCGCTGGTGGATTTCGGCTCGCGTCAGCCGGTGGGTGTGGGTGATGTGACCAGCGGGCTGCTGCTGGTGAAACTGTTGCAGGGCGCAACGGTGAGAGACGCGCTGGAGCACGTTACGGCAGCGGTGTATGAAATTATGATTGCGACGAAAGATATGCAGGAATATGAACTGCAGGTGGTCGCGGCACAGGATCGAATCGCTAAGCCGGAGCATTATTTCAGCGCAACGCAGCTTTAA
- the gstA gene encoding glutathione transferase GstA — protein MKLFYKPGACSLASHITLRESGKDFTLDGVDLMKKRLENGDDFFAINPKGQVPALLLDDGTLLTEGVAIMQFLADNVPDRQLLAPTGSVARYKTLEWLNYIATELHKGFTPLFRPDTPEEYKPTVRALLEKKLQFVNEALKDDQWICGSRFTIADAYLFTVLRWARAVKLNLEGLDHIASYMARVAERPAVAAALKAEGLN, from the coding sequence ATGAAACTGTTCTACAAACCGGGCGCGTGCTCTCTTGCTTCCCATATCACCCTGCGCGAGAGCGGCAAAGATTTCACGCTGGATGGCGTTGATCTGATGAAAAAGCGCCTGGAAAACGGGGATGACTTTTTTGCGATTAACCCAAAAGGGCAGGTTCCGGCCCTGCTGCTGGATGACGGTACTCTGCTGACCGAAGGCGTGGCGATTATGCAATTCCTGGCGGACAACGTACCGGATCGCCAGCTCCTTGCCCCTACCGGCAGCGTCGCACGTTATAAGACGCTGGAGTGGTTAAACTATATCGCCACCGAGCTGCACAAAGGCTTTACCCCCCTGTTCCGCCCGGATACCCCGGAAGAGTACAAGCCAACCGTGCGAGCTCTGCTGGAGAAAAAGCTGCAGTTTGTGAATGAAGCGCTGAAAGACGATCAGTGGATTTGTGGTTCACGTTTCACCATTGCCGACGCGTACCTGTTTACCGTCCTGCGCTGGGCGCGTGCGGTTAAGCTGAACCTGGAGGGGTTGGACCACATCGCATCGTATATGGCGCGCGTGGCGGAGCGTCCAGCGGTGGCTGCGGCGCTAAAAGCGGAAGGTCTTAACTAA
- the dtpA gene encoding dipeptide/tripeptide permease DtpA, protein MSTANNKPTDESVSLNAFKQPKAFYLIFSIELWERFGYYGLQGIMAVYLVKQLGMSEADSITLFSSFSALVYGLVAIGGWLGDKVLGTKRVIMLGAIVLAIGYGLVAWSGHDAAVVYMGMATIAVGNGLFKANPSSLLSTCYSKDDPRLDGAFTMYYMSINIGSFFSMLATPWLAAKFGWSVAFALSFVGMLITVVNFLFCRSWVKDYGSKPDFEPVHMGKLLATIVGVVVLAAIATWLLHNQGIARAVLGVVALGIVVIFAKEAFAMQGAARRKMIVAFILMLEAIIFFVLYSQMPTSLNFFAIRNVEHSILGIAFEPEQYQALNPFWIMIGSPILAAIYNKMGDRLPMPHKFAIGMVLCSGAFLVLPLGTRFATDAGIVSVNWLILSYALQSIGELMISGLGLAMVAQLVPQRLMGFIMGSWFLTTAGAAIIAGKIANLMAVPENVTDPLVSLNVYGTVFMQIGIATAVIAALMLLTAPKLNRMTQDDDKTAETTKTATA, encoded by the coding sequence GTGTCGACTGCAAACAATAAACCAACAGATGAAAGCGTGAGTCTGAACGCTTTTAAACAACCGAAAGCGTTTTATCTCATCTTCTCTATCGAGTTATGGGAGCGTTTTGGTTACTACGGCCTGCAAGGGATCATGGCGGTTTACCTGGTTAAACAGCTGGGTATGTCCGAAGCCGATTCCATCACGCTGTTCTCCTCCTTCAGTGCCCTCGTCTACGGTCTGGTTGCCATTGGCGGCTGGCTGGGTGATAAAGTTCTTGGTACTAAGCGCGTCATTATGCTGGGCGCTATTGTTCTGGCTATTGGCTATGGTCTGGTTGCATGGTCTGGACATGATGCGGCTGTGGTCTATATGGGCATGGCAACCATCGCCGTGGGTAACGGTCTGTTCAAAGCGAACCCGTCTTCCCTGCTCTCAACCTGCTACAGCAAAGATGACCCACGTCTGGACGGTGCATTTACCATGTACTACATGTCCATCAACATTGGTTCCTTCTTCTCCATGCTGGCAACCCCATGGCTGGCCGCGAAATTTGGCTGGAGCGTGGCGTTTGCGCTGAGCTTCGTGGGTATGCTGATCACTGTGGTGAACTTCCTGTTCTGCCGCAGCTGGGTAAAAGACTACGGTTCAAAACCTGACTTCGAGCCAGTACACATGGGTAAACTGCTGGCGACTATCGTGGGCGTTGTCGTCCTGGCGGCGATCGCCACCTGGCTGCTGCACAACCAGGGTATCGCTCGTGCCGTTCTGGGCGTGGTTGCGCTGGGTATCGTGGTCATCTTCGCGAAAGAAGCGTTCGCTATGCAGGGTGCTGCGCGCCGTAAGATGATTGTGGCGTTCATTCTGATGCTGGAAGCGATTATCTTCTTCGTGCTGTACAGCCAGATGCCAACCTCTCTGAACTTCTTCGCGATTCGTAACGTTGAGCACTCTATCCTGGGCATCGCGTTCGAGCCGGAGCAGTATCAGGCGCTGAACCCGTTCTGGATCATGATTGGTAGCCCGATTCTGGCCGCTATCTATAACAAGATGGGCGACCGCCTGCCGATGCCGCACAAGTTCGCCATCGGAATGGTGCTGTGCTCCGGTGCGTTCCTGGTGCTGCCGCTGGGTACCAGGTTTGCGACTGACGCAGGTATCGTGTCCGTGAACTGGCTGATCCTGAGCTACGCGCTGCAGTCTATTGGCGAACTGATGATCTCCGGTCTGGGTCTGGCGATGGTTGCACAGCTGGTGCCACAGCGTCTGATGGGCTTCATTATGGGTAGCTGGTTCCTGACCACTGCCGGTGCGGCAATCATCGCCGGTAAGATCGCGAACCTGATGGCGGTGCCGGAAAACGTGACCGATCCACTGGTCTCCCTGAACGTCTACGGTACCGTGTTCATGCAGATTGGTATTGCTACGGCGGTTATCGCGGCGCTGATGCTGCTGACCGCGCCGAAACTGAATCGAATGACTCAGGACGACGACAAGACGGCTGAAACGACCAAAACCGCTACCGCGTAA
- the nth gene encoding endonuclease III — MNKEKRIAILTRLRDENPHPTTELNFTSPFELLIAVLLSAQATDVSVNKATALLYPVANTPKAMLELGVEGVKSYIKTIGLFNSKAENVIKTCRILLEQHGGEVPEDRAALEALPGVGRKTANVVLNTAFGWPTIAVDTHIFRVSNRTNFAPGKNVEQVEEKLLKVVPAEFKVDCHHWLILHGRYTCIARKPRCGSCIIEDLCEYKEKVYP; from the coding sequence ATGAATAAAGAAAAGCGCATTGCGATCCTGACTCGTCTGCGGGACGAGAACCCGCACCCGACGACGGAGCTGAATTTTACCTCCCCGTTTGAGCTGCTGATCGCGGTGCTGCTCTCTGCGCAGGCGACCGATGTGAGCGTCAACAAAGCCACTGCCCTGCTCTATCCGGTCGCCAATACGCCAAAAGCGATGCTGGAGCTGGGCGTGGAGGGCGTTAAGTCTTATATCAAAACCATCGGCCTGTTTAACAGCAAGGCGGAGAACGTCATTAAGACATGTCGGATCCTGCTGGAACAGCACGGAGGCGAGGTGCCGGAAGACCGCGCGGCTTTGGAGGCATTACCGGGGGTGGGACGTAAAACCGCGAACGTTGTACTCAATACCGCGTTTGGCTGGCCGACGATAGCCGTTGATACCCATATATTCCGCGTCTCAAACCGGACTAACTTCGCCCCAGGGAAAAATGTCGAGCAGGTAGAAGAGAAGCTGTTAAAAGTGGTCCCTGCCGAATTCAAGGTTGACTGCCATCACTGGCTGATTTTGCACGGTCGTTATACCTGCATAGCCCGAAAGCCGCGCTGCGGCTCCTGTATTATTGAAGATCTCTGCGAATATAAAGAAAAAGTGTATCCCTGA
- a CDS encoding electron transport complex subunit E produces the protein MSQVKEVIVQGLWKNNSALVQLLGLCPLLAVTSTATNALGLGLATTLVLTLTNFSISVLRRWTPSEIRIPIYVMIIASVVSVVQMLINAYAFGLYQSLGIFIPLIVTNCIVVGRAEAFAVKNNPAISALDGFSIGMGATAAMFVLGSMREILGNGTLFDGADALLGGWAKVLRIEVFHTDTPFLLAMLPPGAFIGLGMMLAVKYLIDEKRKRRAAERSVLEGTPEKAS, from the coding sequence ATGAGCCAGGTTAAAGAGGTTATTGTCCAGGGGCTGTGGAAGAACAACTCCGCGCTGGTACAGCTTCTGGGACTCTGTCCGCTGCTGGCGGTGACATCTACCGCTACCAACGCGCTCGGGCTGGGCCTGGCGACCACGCTGGTGCTGACCCTGACCAACTTCTCTATTTCTGTTTTGCGCCGCTGGACGCCGTCGGAGATCCGTATTCCGATTTACGTGATGATCATTGCGTCGGTGGTGAGCGTCGTGCAGATGCTTATCAACGCTTACGCGTTTGGCCTGTACCAGTCGCTCGGGATTTTTATTCCGCTTATCGTGACCAACTGCATCGTCGTTGGCCGCGCTGAGGCTTTCGCGGTAAAAAACAACCCGGCCATTTCCGCTCTGGATGGGTTTTCCATCGGCATGGGCGCGACTGCCGCCATGTTCGTCCTCGGGTCCATGCGTGAAATTCTCGGCAACGGGACGCTCTTCGACGGTGCCGATGCCCTGCTGGGCGGCTGGGCCAAGGTGCTGCGCATAGAAGTGTTCCACACCGACACGCCATTCCTGCTGGCGATGCTGCCGCCTGGCGCGTTCATTGGCCTTGGCATGATGCTGGCGGTAAAATACCTGATTGATGAAAAACGTAAGCGCCGCGCGGCAGAGCGCAGCGTTCTGGAAGGGACACCCGAGAAGGCTTCATGA
- the rsxG gene encoding electron transport complex subunit RsxG has product MLKTMQKHGVTLAVFAAVLTGLTALVNALTKTTIEEQALKQQKALFDQVIPSDFYDNDLQKSCFVVDATQLGKGTHRVFIARKGDKPVGAVMEATAPDGYSGSIQLLVGSDFTGTILGTRVTEHHETPGLGDKIETRLSDWILHFAGKVIHGEGDTAFAVKKDGGEFDQFTGATITPRAVVNAVKRAGLYAETLPAQINNLPACGESS; this is encoded by the coding sequence ATGCTAAAAACGATGCAAAAACACGGCGTCACGCTGGCAGTCTTCGCCGCGGTCCTGACCGGGCTGACGGCACTGGTCAATGCGCTGACCAAAACGACCATTGAAGAACAGGCGCTGAAGCAGCAAAAGGCGCTGTTCGATCAGGTGATCCCGTCCGATTTCTACGATAATGACCTGCAAAAAAGCTGCTTTGTGGTAGACGCGACGCAGCTTGGAAAAGGCACGCACCGTGTCTTTATCGCCCGCAAAGGAGATAAACCCGTAGGCGCAGTGATGGAAGCGACGGCGCCCGATGGCTATTCTGGCTCCATTCAACTGCTTGTCGGCAGCGATTTCACCGGAACCATACTGGGCACCCGCGTGACGGAACACCATGAAACGCCGGGCCTGGGCGATAAAATTGAAACCCGGCTGAGCGACTGGATTTTGCACTTTGCCGGTAAAGTAATCCATGGCGAAGGTGACACCGCGTTTGCGGTGAAGAAAGACGGCGGTGAGTTTGACCAGTTCACCGGCGCAACCATCACGCCGCGCGCCGTGGTGAACGCCGTAAAACGAGCCGGGCTATATGCTGAAACGCTGCCCGCGCAAATCAACAATCTTCCGGCCTGTGGGGAGTCATCATGA
- the rsxD gene encoding electron transport complex subunit RsxD, giving the protein MVFRIASSPYTHNQRQTSRIMMLVCLAALPGIAVQCWFFGWGTLFQIALGCSSAIAAEALVLKLRKMAVSRILADNSALLTGLLLAISIPPFAPWWMVVLGTVFAVIIAKQLYGGLGHNPFNPAMIGYVVVLISFPVQMTSWLPPHEIAATVPGFMDALHVIFTGHTARGADMNALRMGVDGISQATPLDTFKTSLHAGHSVEQTMKSAIYSGMLAGAGWQWVNLAYLLGGLFLLQQKAIRWHIPVSFLVTLAFCATLGWLFSPESLASPQMHLLSGATMLGAFFILTDPVTASTTNRGRLIFGALAGLLVWLIRSFGGYPDGVAFAVLLANITVPLIDYYTRPRVYGHR; this is encoded by the coding sequence ATGGTTTTCAGAATCGCAAGCTCCCCATACACCCACAACCAGCGTCAGACCTCGCGCATCATGATGCTGGTCTGCCTGGCCGCGCTGCCGGGCATTGCCGTTCAGTGCTGGTTTTTCGGCTGGGGAACCCTGTTCCAGATAGCCCTGGGCTGTTCCAGCGCTATAGCAGCAGAGGCTCTCGTGCTGAAGCTGCGCAAGATGGCCGTTTCACGCATCCTGGCCGACAACTCCGCGCTGCTGACTGGCCTGCTGCTGGCCATCAGTATTCCGCCGTTTGCCCCGTGGTGGATGGTGGTACTTGGTACCGTGTTTGCCGTAATTATTGCTAAACAGCTGTATGGCGGGCTGGGCCATAACCCGTTTAATCCGGCGATGATTGGCTACGTGGTGGTGCTGATCTCTTTCCCGGTGCAGATGACCAGCTGGCTTCCTCCGCACGAGATTGCGGCCACGGTTCCGGGCTTTATGGATGCCCTGCACGTGATCTTTACCGGCCATACGGCGCGGGGGGCTGATATGAACGCGCTGCGTATGGGCGTGGACGGCATCAGCCAGGCGACGCCTCTCGATACCTTCAAAACGTCCCTGCATGCCGGGCACAGCGTTGAGCAGACCATGAAATCCGCGATCTACAGCGGCATGCTGGCGGGCGCGGGCTGGCAGTGGGTCAACCTGGCGTATCTGCTGGGCGGCCTGTTCCTGCTGCAGCAAAAAGCCATTCGCTGGCATATTCCGGTGAGCTTCCTCGTGACGCTGGCGTTCTGCGCCACGCTGGGCTGGCTCTTCTCTCCTGAATCACTGGCCAGCCCGCAGATGCATTTGCTCTCCGGTGCGACCATGCTGGGTGCCTTCTTTATCCTGACGGATCCGGTTACGGCATCAACGACTAACCGCGGCCGTCTGATCTTCGGCGCGCTGGCCGGGCTGCTGGTGTGGCTTATTCGCAGCTTTGGCGGATACCCGGACGGCGTGGCGTTTGCCGTGCTGCTTGCCAATATTACCGTTCCGCTCATCGACTATTACACGCGCCCCCGCGTGTACGGCCATCGCTAA